A genomic region of Levilactobacillus zymae contains the following coding sequences:
- a CDS encoding helix-turn-helix transcriptional regulator, translating to MSFKDDIKTLRRQSNLTQEALAQKLHVTRQTVSTWETGKNMPSLETLHALSQLFNISLEKLLFNEEIAMKKDKEPSLATQIDHDVKLKSRYRRWTFGLGGLIVLALVSIGILCLGYYKGIGTIDRFDPFLSYKVGYSKLPSEKEISPNNKATNGYWTAWFTDNTMGNEWTKLTLTTGLNPGVKDPYVMAYHKGSYVKVARIVPRTYINQTYVSNLAALDALLNHKGNTATNNHDLKKFKTQIHVSDTVQQLGD from the coding sequence TTGAGCTTTAAAGACGATATCAAGACCTTGCGCAGGCAATCTAACTTAACCCAAGAAGCATTAGCTCAAAAATTACATGTGACCCGTCAAACGGTCTCAACTTGGGAAACTGGCAAGAATATGCCAAGTTTAGAGACCCTGCATGCTTTGAGTCAATTGTTTAACATCTCACTCGAAAAACTTCTATTTAACGAGGAGATTGCAATGAAAAAAGATAAAGAACCCTCTTTGGCTACCCAGATAGATCATGATGTTAAGCTTAAAAGTCGTTATCGTCGTTGGACTTTTGGTTTAGGTGGCTTGATCGTACTAGCACTGGTTAGTATTGGTATTTTATGTTTGGGATATTATAAAGGTATTGGGACGATTGATCGCTTTGATCCGTTTTTATCCTATAAAGTCGGGTACAGTAAATTACCTAGTGAAAAGGAAATTTCTCCTAACAATAAGGCGACCAATGGTTACTGGACCGCTTGGTTCACCGATAATACGATGGGTAATGAATGGACCAAATTAACCTTAACGACGGGGCTTAATCCTGGGGTCAAAGATCCTTATGTGATGGCTTATCATAAGGGCAGCTATGTTAAAGTTGCACGTATTGTGCCTCGCACCTACATTAATCAGACTTATGTTAGCAACTTAGCAGCATTAGACGCCTTGTTAAACCATAAGGGAAATACAGCAACTAATAATCATGACCTCAAAAAATTTAAGACACAGATCCATGTATCTGACACGGTCCAGCAGTTAGGTGACTGA
- a CDS encoding IS30-like element ISLpl1 family transposase, with the protein MSSITYSERIKIETFCELGLSNIQMGVRLNRSPSTISYELSRCQPYQAELAQTDAEYKRSRCGRKTKLSDELKQKILNHLRLSWSPRMIAHEFKLATKSIYNWLNQGRIDFSLNDLPEHGVRQRRNVDQRSKYNQSLGRSIEQRPMMINQRNRIGDFELDTVVGPRGHSKAVLLTLIDRKSRFLWAYRLKDRTTASVNEALTKFLTTFNGPVHSFTVDRGTEFSGLVSFESQYGIKTYYCHAYTPAERGSNERFNRNLRYFYPKGTRFEHISAQDLTTTLLQINQRPLKILDWQTPYQVMLTNLSKNSD; encoded by the coding sequence TTGTCTAGTATAACCTATTCCGAACGAATTAAAATCGAAACCTTTTGTGAACTAGGGCTGTCCAATATCCAAATGGGCGTTCGGCTGAACCGATCACCGTCAACAATTTCTTATGAATTATCTCGATGTCAACCTTATCAGGCTGAATTAGCACAAACAGATGCCGAATACAAGCGATCACGATGTGGTCGGAAAACTAAGCTGAGCGATGAGTTAAAGCAAAAAATTCTCAACCATTTACGTCTAAGCTGGTCACCAAGAATGATTGCTCACGAATTTAAACTAGCTACTAAATCTATTTATAATTGGCTAAATCAGGGGAGAATTGATTTCTCCTTGAATGATCTACCTGAACATGGCGTACGCCAACGGCGTAACGTTGACCAACGATCCAAATATAATCAATCTTTGGGGCGATCAATTGAACAGCGTCCCATGATGATTAATCAACGTAATCGCATCGGCGATTTTGAACTAGATACAGTCGTTGGTCCTCGTGGGCATAGTAAGGCAGTTTTATTAACTTTAATCGATCGAAAATCACGGTTCCTTTGGGCATACCGGTTAAAAGATCGAACGACAGCGAGTGTTAATGAAGCACTGACTAAGTTCCTAACAACTTTTAATGGACCGGTGCACAGTTTTACTGTGGACCGTGGTACTGAGTTTAGTGGGCTAGTATCATTTGAATCACAATATGGTATTAAGACCTATTACTGTCATGCTTATACGCCAGCTGAACGTGGTAGTAATGAACGCTTTAATCGGAATTTACGTTATTTTTATCCTAAGGGGACTCGTTTTGAGCACATTAGTGCTCAAGATTTAACGACGACGTTACTCCAAATTAACCAGCGACCGCTTAAAATACTCGACTGGCAAACACCGTATCAGGTTATGCTGACCAATTTGTCCAAAAATTCGGATTAA
- a CDS encoding type II toxin-antitoxin system PemK/MazF family toxin, which yields MVSQGDIFYVNFNPSRGHEQMNKRPAIALSNDLVCQTSNMTIVAPISSTKRNFPMYHRLTSSQTVYGKVLLDQTIALDLRARHVTDETIVDHVSREELEEIITLYKLLFSIDDK from the coding sequence ATGGTAAGCCAAGGTGATATATTTTATGTTAACTTTAATCCAAGCCGTGGTCATGAACAGATGAATAAGCGACCAGCCATTGCTCTAAGCAATGATCTAGTCTGTCAGACAAGTAACATGACGATTGTGGCTCCAATTAGCAGTACCAAGCGTAATTTTCCAATGTATCATCGACTAACTAGTAGTCAAACAGTATATGGAAAAGTATTATTAGATCAAACCATAGCCTTAGATTTACGGGCAAGACATGTCACTGATGAAACTATTGTCGATCATGTATCGCGTGAAGAACTAGAAGAAATAATCACTTTGTACAAATTATTGTTTAGTATTGATGACAAATAG
- a CDS encoding DUF536 domain-containing protein, whose translation MPKTIRELADQLNVSKQTIQYHYQRLPAKNRQKDSQGTNMISPKAERIIRDKVAKPLLANNQQIDSKETTKTNKDNNELVATLIKEVEDLKSQRDKQLATKDRQIDSLTKLIDQQQKLQLSTVTENRQLKEHVRKLSYLVESPNSTKKQQANDQQTKCRVGETDNKERIIPKSWWRFWKTK comes from the coding sequence ATGCCTAAAACTATTAGAGAACTTGCTGATCAATTGAATGTCTCCAAACAGACTATTCAATATCATTACCAAAGACTACCAGCAAAGAATCGGCAAAAAGATAGTCAGGGTACAAACATGATTAGCCCTAAAGCTGAAAGGATTATCAGAGACAAAGTAGCAAAGCCTTTGTTAGCAAACAACCAACAAATAGATAGCAAAGAAACGACAAAGACTAACAAAGACAATAATGAGCTGGTTGCAACTCTGATAAAAGAAGTAGAGGACCTAAAGTCTCAACGAGACAAACAGCTTGCTACCAAAGACCGCCAAATAGACAGTTTAACAAAGTTGATAGATCAGCAACAAAAATTACAGTTATCAACTGTAACAGAAAACCGACAATTAAAAGAACACGTGCGAAAATTGAGTTATTTGGTTGAATCTCCTAATTCAACTAAAAAGCAACAAGCAAACGACCAACAAACAAAATGTAGGGTGGGTGAAACTGATAATAAAGAAAGAATCATACCTAAAAGTTGGTGGCGTTTTTGGAAAACAAAGTGA
- a CDS encoding site-specific integrase, translated as MQQVVLPIKDSNVLKEVQDTLLNNFKAGRRNYTIFQVGKATLLRVSDVMGLKQTDIFNLDGSIKQNAFIHDRKNGKPNTLYLKPVQTELLLYRQWLLDHKLASEWIFPSIQHPDRHITEKQFYKIMSRVGDLLGINYLGTHTMRKTGAYRVYTQSNYNIGLVMHLLNHSSESMTLAYLGLDQASTENMLNQIDFG; from the coding sequence ATGCAACAAGTTGTCTTACCCATAAAAGATTCAAACGTTCTTAAAGAGGTTCAAGATACGTTACTCAATAACTTTAAAGCTGGCCGACGTAACTATACGATTTTTCAAGTTGGTAAAGCTACGCTACTGCGAGTGAGTGACGTTATGGGTTTAAAACAGACCGATATTTTTAATCTGGACGGTTCTATTAAACAAAATGCGTTCATTCATGATCGAAAAAATGGTAAGCCTAATACCTTGTACCTTAAACCAGTTCAAACAGAACTCTTATTGTATCGTCAATGGCTGCTTGATCATAAACTAGCATCTGAATGGATCTTTCCTTCCATTCAACACCCAGATCGCCATATCACTGAAAAACAGTTCTACAAAATTATGAGTAGGGTTGGCGATCTGTTAGGAATTAATTATCTAGGTACTCATACGATGCGCAAAACTGGGGCTTATCGTGTTTACACGCAATCAAATTACAATATTGGCCTAGTAATGCACTTACTAAATCACTCAAGTGAATCAATGACTTTAGCTTATTTGGGCTTGGATCAAGCAAGTACAGAAAACATGTTGAACCAAATTGATTTTGGGTAA
- a CDS encoding replication initiation protein — protein sequence MSNELVKYDPELNTIPLRRFTPVEMNLFFSVVSRMRDKGDDTVRFTFDQLKELSAYKPTANNRFIDDIQSTYQKILGLRFGSRSKDGLDREMFVMFTRFEIKGSADVPYVDIQIYPKALKLLNNLESWVRYALTEFRDLKSSYAKTTFRILKQFRTTGYAYFSKNDFFELLDIPQSYWSKPANVESRVIRPIKEELTPLFRGLTIRKKYGKGRGKPVIGYTFTWKPERKDANDFSQGKFQDERQKLFNIQNNGELTEQEKWRATDKVKGLPLGSTEKQILAERQIEHDKTIRDQTRQEMLAELRKGFGKHA from the coding sequence ATGAGCAATGAATTAGTCAAATATGACCCTGAATTAAATACAATCCCCTTGCGAAGGTTTACTCCTGTAGAAATGAACTTGTTCTTTTCTGTAGTTTCTAGAATGCGTGATAAAGGTGATGATACTGTTAGATTTACCTTTGATCAGTTAAAAGAGTTAAGTGCCTATAAGCCAACCGCAAATAATCGGTTTATTGATGACATACAAAGTACATATCAAAAAATACTAGGTCTTAGATTTGGCTCTCGAAGTAAAGATGGTCTTGATAGAGAGATGTTTGTCATGTTCACTCGATTTGAAATTAAGGGATCTGCAGACGTTCCTTATGTTGATATTCAAATTTATCCCAAAGCGTTGAAACTTCTAAATAATCTCGAAAGTTGGGTTCGTTATGCTTTGACAGAGTTCCGAGATTTAAAGAGTAGTTACGCAAAAACAACTTTTCGTATTCTTAAACAATTCCGAACCACTGGTTATGCTTATTTTTCTAAAAATGATTTCTTTGAACTACTAGATATTCCACAAAGCTATTGGAGTAAGCCTGCGAACGTTGAATCTAGGGTTATTCGCCCAATTAAGGAAGAACTAACCCCTTTGTTTAGAGGCCTAACTATACGAAAAAAATATGGTAAAGGTCGTGGGAAACCAGTGATTGGTTATACTTTTACTTGGAAGCCTGAAAGAAAAGACGCAAACGACTTTTCTCAAGGTAAGTTCCAAGATGAGCGTCAAAAACTTTTTAATATCCAGAATAATGGTGAATTAACAGAACAAGAAAAATGGCGTGCTACCGATAAAGTTAAAGGCCTACCACTAGGCTCAACTGAAAAACAGATTTTAGCCGAACGACAGATTGAGCATGATAAAACAATAAGAGATCAGACAAGACAAGAAATGCTTGCTGAACTCCGAAAGGGGTTTGGAAAACATGCCTAA
- a CDS encoding AbrB/MazE/SpoVT family DNA-binding domain-containing protein has translation MELIKEQTRLAKWGNSKAARIPSQIIKQLKLDDNQDMTITIENGSIVLTPIKKNPTNIHELFKDWKDDGKRDHELDWGKSEGNELQW, from the coding sequence ATGGAACTTATTAAAGAACAAACACGCTTAGCAAAGTGGGGAAACTCGAAAGCTGCTAGAATTCCTAGCCAAATTATTAAACAACTGAAATTAGATGATAACCAAGATATGACAATAACCATTGAAAATGGATCAATTGTTTTAACACCAATAAAAAAGAACCCAACCAATATTCACGAACTATTTAAGGATTGGAAAGATGACGGGAAAAGGGATCACGAGCTTGATTGGGGAAAGTCAGAAGGCAATGAACTTCAATGGTAA